TAGCACGTGATACGCCACACAACCACAATCAGATGCATTAACTTACGCATATACAAGATTAACTTGTAACACTTAAAAGCTATGTTGATACGCTTGCATatcttttttattctttattatattgTAATAACTataaatgtatatatataatttatattaaattgctttataatttcattttttccTAGTACTTCTAGCCAAAAATTTAGAATTTAATGCAGTTACCCCAGATCCACTCTTATTACCATTGCCGTTACCATTACCGTTATGACTATAACTATAACtatgattattataattattattataattatgtACGGCTTTTCTCATTCTATTTGGATCAGCTTTACTTCCATCTTCTTTTGTAAAACTTGATCGTctattatttgaataacTTTTCGGAGAAATTTGAGAAACTGCCAATTGAGCAGCATGTAAAGTTCCATTTTCAGTTGATCTTCTAGGTAATCCTGTATgtgaattcaattcttgtgGTGGACTCACAGGAGGTGGTGGTTTCCTTTTTGGTGTGCCGGTTtgtaatttcattttaaaCATACTGGTACTGGTAGTACGTGGTGAATGTGATGGACTTGATGTTTCTGTTGATTTCCTAACTGTTGGTGAagaatgatgatgatgttgatgttgttgttgcagcTTCTTAGTATTAGTTTTCGAATCAAAAGCAGGAGCATCTAAAAGTTTTGGTGATGAACGTGTAGAAGAagattgttgttttttaatCACAACTGGTTCTTTCAATGATGTTTGACTTTCATATGCAGCTAATTTGTCTCTTTCtatttcattatatttaGATTTGGCCAATGCTTCTGTCCATTGATTCACTTCAAACTTCTCCACttcaaaaattaatgaattatcaattgaactAATCACAAACACCCCCACTGATGGTActaattttgaaaacttaTTTTGAGATATAACTAATTCTTGgaaatgaataaatggATATTTCAACTTGATTTCAGCAAGTAAAGTATAATTGGTTTCTATATCATTTCTAATGAAAAGTAATGCTCGACCATGAGTTGTAACAACTAATGTACAAGTTTGTGGTTTTTCAGTTAAACTAGGACCACTCAATTCTTCAGcatcatttttttctaaatgACTAAATCCTagttttttgaaaaatgccTTTTTGCTAATTCTACTTCCAGAAGTAGATGCAGACCTTTCAATATCCATACTCTTCTTGCTATCAGAAGTAGGGCTTCTCTTGATATTATACTGTGGTTCAATAATGGCAATAGATTCATCAGCATTTTCCACTTTTTTCAAGTCATTGGTGTTGTTATTCACTTCATTGACAATTTGTGTTAACAAACTGGTATTAGATCTACTTCTTTGATCTTTGTTTATATCCAAAGGCGATATGTGTAATGATGctttattcttcttttcaaatGGTTCTGTAGGCTCTTTATGAACAATAACTGGACCAATACGAAGTATACGTTCATCTGGATGAGTTAAATATGGTTCCCAGGCTGCTTCCAATGTAGTTGCTGGCTTCACCTCCATTATTTTCGGTTTcactttttcttgttgttgttgatggaTATTCAGTGGTACTTTggttaatgattttttatcCTTTGATGGCGTTGATTTTACATAAGACCCTACACTTGGTCTAGTATTAATCTGAGGACGTAAAATATTAGTTCCCGGAATAAAATCTTGTTGTGAATATGAAGGTTTGCGACTTTCATTTGTGCTGCTACGTTTGGATGAATCTTCAGATGTACTAGAGCTTTGGTTTGTAGATGGTTTGTTCAAAACATATGCAGCTACACTGGCAGCACTAACTTTTTCTGTTGATTTGTTATTAATTGTAGTTGGACTCGGTTCTTTCTCAGGAGTCGGTGATGACCCTTTGTTTCCATTACTACCAACAGCGGCCATGGCATTGCTGGCATTtgcatttgttgttttcttgACATTCTTTTTAGGTGCCTTGTTCAATTCCGGTACTTTCATCATCGATTTCGCTGTCATCTTATAAGGTCCTATTTCTGGGGGATCAGATAACCAAATCAGATCAAAATCTTTAAAGTCAATCGATTGGAAAAAATAATGTTTTTGTATTTCTGGAATGGTGGCCCGTCGTGACGGTTGTAACACAagaattttctttattaaatcTCTAATAATTGTGGGGAATCCTGCACTAAACGCAAATTGCAATTTCgtgattttttgaaatgtCAAATACTCATTAGTTGCCTTGAATGGTGGTTTCCCAGCAATCATTTGATAGATAATACATCCAAAGGCCCAAACATCCCCAGGTTTACCACAATACttattttctaataattctgGGGAAACATACTCAGCTGTACCAACAAATGATTTTGCTCTCACATCCACCGGGTACTCTTCACTTTCatcattctttttctccAATAATCTTGCTGTACCAAAATCAGTAATTTGAATTCTCATTTTGTCGTCTAATAAGATATTTTCTGGTTTCAAGTCTCGGTGTATAACCCCATTATCATGCATATACTTTATAGCATCTAAGATTTGTGCACCAAAATGTCTAGTACACTCCTCATTTAAAGTGTTGTATCTTTTGATCAATGTCAATAATTCGCCATTTGAAGCATAatccaaaacaaaataaagtGAATCTTTGTCCTGAAATGTGAAATATAACGAAATGACCCCTAGTCTATTACTTAATCGATTTAAAGCATGTTTTTCTATGTTGACATACTTGactttcttttcctttatAATATGTCGCTTGTCAAGTACTTTTATTGCATATTGCTTACCGGAAATTTTATCGGTTGCTAAAATCACCGTGGAATACGAACCTTCTCCCAAttcttttccaaatttgaaatcagtAACATTTCGCCGAATAGTTTTGGTCTCCCCATCCATAGTTTTGATGGTTTTAACTGCGGCACCCTTCTTTTCCCagttttcttcattttgtttcaattcattcGATTTTGGTATTTCGTCCTCATCCTTgtcattattttcttcttctttggcGTCGACACGATTATCGTTGTCAAACTTCTCTGCTGACTCGTTGGGCGGTGTCTGATCCACTAAATGGTTGAATTCAGAACTAACATTAGGAGTGTCTAATAACACATTGAGTGATGAATTTGTTACTGCACGAGGATGGTGAGGtctaaaatcaaatgaatttgaagataAAGGGGTTCCTGGTGCACTTTTGGCAATACTTTCACCTGTTTCAGTAGTGTTATTACCCAAAGAAGATAATCGTGAAGAAACGTGCATAACCGGTAGTTGTGGTTCATTGCCATGAATGGCTGGGGGTTTATCAATATACTCATTTATAGCTTGATCGTTTTCAGAATCCAATGTATCTACACTGTTGTTATTGGTACTCTGTGATAGAGTGTAGTTGTTGTAAATATCATCTAAATCATTATGTAAATCTTGAAGACTACTTGAACTCAACTTGGTCgaatcattttcttcattgCTGTTTTGACTCTTTGGGCTGTCTTTGTGTTTGTCGTTTGAATGGCGATTGTTGTAGTGTTGGTGGAAAGAATATCTGAGTTTGTGCATTATTGTAAGCTAAATCTTAAACTGTTGATGTTTCTTTTGGTGTTTCAAGTATTGACTCATTAGcaataattgaagaaagTGAATGCGATTTCCAGTATAAATTAAGGAAgcaagtaaaaaaaaaaagaaaaacaaataaatcagAAAAATCAcactaaaaaaatattaatgtAGAACAATTCGAGTTAAAGTGTGGTATTACTTGTCAACTTCTGGTAAGTGTATCTTCTTTAAGATTAGGATAATAAATTTCTCCCTTCTTGAAAATATAGAATTAATAAAGACTttgcaaaaagaaagagaggGAGATAAATGAAACGGATAAAgggaaaagaaagagaaaaatattttgaaggaacttttgataattaatAGTTTCAAAGTAGAAGGTTGGCTTGCTTGTTcgacaaaaaagaaaggagGGAGGGGCGAAGGGGGCGTGGTGGATGGTGGGTAATCGGTCTATTGGGTGCGTggatcaacaatttttttgttgtacttcttcttctctcGGTGTATAGAATTCAAACTATGTTGCTGGTGCtgtcttgttgttgtctgGTCTTTTGCTTGTTTAAACTGTCGCCATTCCCTCTATACCacatttcatttttgattGCTGAAGGAAACCgatttcattatcaaactAAACTTGGTTTAATATTAGTGAGG
This is a stretch of genomic DNA from Candida dubliniensis CD36 chromosome 1, complete sequence. It encodes these proteins:
- a CDS encoding serine/threonine protein kinase, putative (deleted EC_number 2.7.1.37;~Similar to C. albicans PKH1;~Similar to S. cerevisiae PKH2) yields the protein MHKLRYSFHQHYNNRHSNDKHKDSPKSQNSNEENDSTKLSSSSLQDLHNDLDDIYNNYTLSQSTNNNSVDTLDSENDQAINEYIDKPPAIHGNEPQLPVMHVSSRLSSLGNNTTETGESIAKSAPGTPLSSNSFDFRPHHPRAVTNSSLNVLLDTPNVSSEFNHLVDQTPPNESAEKFDNDNRVDAKEEENNDKDEDEIPKSNELKQNEENWEKKGAAVKTIKTMDGETKTIRRNVTDFKFGKELGEGSYSTVILATDKISGKQYAIKVLDKRHIIKEKKVKYVNIEKHALNRLSNRLGVISLYFTFQDKDSLYFVLDYASNGELLTLIKRYNTLNEECTRHFGAQILDAIKYMHDNGVIHRDLKPENILLDDKMRIQITDFGTARLLEKKNDESEEYPVDVRAKSFVGTAEYVSPELLENKYCGKPGDVWAFGCIIYQMIAGKPPFKATNEYLTFQKITKLQFAFSAGFPTIIRDLIKKILVLQPSRRATIPEIQKHYFFQSIDFKDFDSIWLSDPPEIGPYKMTAKSMMKVPELNKAPKKNVKKTTNANASNAMAAVGSNGNKGSSPTPEKEPSPTTINNKSTEKVSAASVAAYVLNKPSTNQSSSTSEDSSKRSSTNESRKPSYSQQDFIPGTNILRPQINTRPSVGSYVKSTPSKDKKSLTKVPSNIHQQQQEKVKPKIMEVKPATTLEAAWEPYLTHPDERILRIGPVIVHKEPTEPFEKKNKASLHISPLDINKDQRSRSNTSLLTQIVNEVNNNTNDLKKVENADESIAIIEPQYNIKRSPTSDSKKSMDIERSASTSGSRISKKAFFKKLGFSHLEKNDAEELSGPSLTEKPQTCTLVVTTHGRALLFIRNDIETNYTLLAEIKLKYPFIHFQELVISQNKFSKLVPSVGVFVISSIDNSLIFEVEKFEVNQWTEALAKSKYNEIERDKLAAYESQTSLKEPVVIKKQQSSSTRSSPKLLDAPAFDSKTNTKKSQQQHQHHHHSSPTVRKSTETSSPSHSPRTTSTSMFKMKLQTGTPKRKPPPPVSPPQELNSHTGLPRRSTENGTLHAAQLAVSQISPKSYSNNRRSSFTKEDGSKADPNRMRKAVHNYNNNYNNHSYSYSHNGNGNGNGNKSGSGVTALNSKFLARSTRKK